In Acidobacteriota bacterium, the sequence GTATCAGGACGATCAGTTTCTAAACAGTCCTGACGCGCGTGTCGTCCGCATCCTCTCCGAATATCTGCAACCCTTCGCCAACTTCCGCCGCGAGAAAGTCCGCGATACGGTGGTCTTCTTTGGCTCGGCGCGTATCGAAGAGAATGGCCCGCTGGGCCGTTATTACCGCGATGCCCGCGAACTGGCGCGGCTGGTAACCGAGTGGTCGAACGCGTTGCAGGACACCAAGCGCCGCTTCGTGGTCTGCTCGGGTGGCGGGCCAGGCATCATGGAAGCCGCGAATCGCGGGGCGCTCGATGCTGGCGGAAAATCCGTTGGCCTGAACATCGGACTGCCCTTCGAGCAGTTTCCGAATCCTTTCATCACCCCCGACCTCTCCTTCCACTTCCACTACTTCTTCATGCGCAAGTTCTGGTTCGCCTATCTGGCGAAAGGCCTGGTCATCTTTCCCGGCGGCTTCGGCACGATGGATGAGTTGATGGAGATCCTCACGCTCGTCCAGACGCAGAAGCTGAACAAGAAGATCATCGTGGTGCTGTATGGCTCGGAGTTCTGGAACGAGGTGATCAACTTCAAGGCGCTCATCCGCCACGGGACCATCAGCCCGGAAGACATGGACCTGTTCCAGTTCGCCGACGATCCGGCTGCGGCGCTGCGCGTTTTGCAGGATGGACTGACGACGCACTATCTGAAGCCGGAAGGTCCCGGCGGCGATCGCCGTCGCGAAGCCCCGGAAATCACCGCCAGCCGCTAACCGAAAAAGCCCGACTGTATGGCCGTGATTGGCGACCGTGTCTGCCTATCCAAATTAGCGGAATTTGCGGTCGTGCACAAAGTGCACACTTTCACGGTTCTTGCGGCGTTGACCAAATTGACAAGATTCCAAAGTTTGCAAACTTTGCGGTGGATACGGTTTTGACCAGATCATCCGAAAAATCCAACTTCACGGTAAATCCGCCAGACTTAGAGAACTCTGAGCGCGGGGTGACTACCATTTTTCTCTCCGGCGTATTTCGGCGGAAGTCCGGCGAGTTCGCGCAACGTCCCGGCGACGTAGTAGCGAGCCATGTCCTTGCGCCAGGTCATGGCGAAGTCGGTGTTGTCGAGCGGCTTAGCCACGGGGTAGGCGAGCGCAGCGGCCTCCTCGATCAAATCCTCCGTCAGCTTCCTGCCGCGAATCGCATCAACCGTCTTGCTGGCGTCGATGGGATGCGAGCCGACACCGCCGAGAAAGATGCGGGCATCCTCCACCGTGCCGTCGGTTGCCATGCGCATCCATGTGGCCACGCCAAGTACGGGGAAGTCGAAGGCCTCGCGGCGGCGCAGCTTCCAGTAAGTCGCTCGCCAGCCATTAGTAGGAGGCAGTATCACTTCAGTCAGTAACTCATTCGGTTGCTTAGTGAGATAGTCGATCCCGTCGTCCTTGTAGAGTGACTCCGCGCTAATGACTCGTTCGCCCTCGGCTGAGACTAACTTAACCTTCGCTCCGATGGCCACCATTACCGGCACCGAGTCACTCGACTGCACGGCCCAGCAACGCGGGCTGGACGGCGCGACCCAGCAGATGTCACCATCCTTCTTCATGCAGAAGTGAATCGCCTTGCGCCACTCGAGACTCTGATCGTAATAGTTGCAGCGCGTGTCGAGCAGCAGGTTCCCGCCGATGGTGCCCATGTTGCGCAGTAGCGGCGTGGAGACCAGCTCTGCCGCGCGCGCCACCGCCGGATACGCCTTGCGAATCTTCTTGTTCTCGCAGACCTCCGTCAGCGTCAGCGACGCGCCCAGCACCATGCCGTCCTTAGGCGTGCCGCGCATGGTGCGCAGCTTGTCCAGATGCCCCAGGCCGATCACCACCTTGGGCGTCTGCTGACGCCGCTTCATGTTGGGAAAAAGGTCCGTGCCCCCGGCGACAAACATAGCGTCAGGCCCAGCGTCGGCGCGCATGCGCACCGCCTCGGCAATATTCTTGGGGTGCAGATATTTGAACTTCGGCAGTCGTAGCATTATGGTTCCTTAGCGCAAGCCCCCAGAAGGAGTCTGTGTGAAAACCTTGGTTTTACGTCAGGGCACGACTTTAGTCGTGCCGTTACTGGCGCAGAATCAATGCGGCTTTAGCCGCTGAGGGTCGTACTTTCGAGTTATCACACACACTGCTGAAGCGGGCTGATCTCCTTTGGTGCTTCTGAACTTTTCCGGTTCGTGCCAGTCGGTGCTTCAGCTCCGACTGTTGGTTGCATTTTAGGTAGCCCAGCGCTTTAGCGCTGGGCTACGGCTTTCCTAATTACCCTAGCCCCCTTCAGGGGGCTTTCATTCGCGGTTGGCCAATCTTTTTCGATAATCTCCGTTGTCTCCAATATCTTCGACAGTTTGCCCTTGCGATGGTGCTCTTCCTGATCGTCGATGTAACGGCCGACTTTTTCCAGCTCTTCCTTCCGCAGGCTGACAATCCCGTAACCATCCTGCCAGGGCAGCTTGAATTTCGGTGCAAGCTAGTGGTTCACGCGATACGCCGTGGCGCCTTTAATCTCTCCGACGAAATCCGCGATGATGACGGTCGGTGGCAGTCGCAGCAGCAGGTGAACGTGATCGGGCATCGCATTCTGCCGGATCGCCACGCCGCCGCGCTTGCTGACCTCCTCGCCCAGTATCGTAAGCATCTCGGCGCGCCAGCCGCGATTGATCAGCGGATCGCGGGAGTGCGTGGACCAAGTTACGTGAAAGTAGAGTTGATGGAATACGTGAGCCATCTGTGCGCTACTTTCCGGCGGAGATTCTCCAGGTGCAAGCCCCCTGAAGGGGGCTGTTTCCGCTTTGCGTTTCTGAACCCAGCCCTAAAGGGCTGGGCTACGTAAAATGCAAGCCCAATTCGGCGCTGAAGCGCCGAATTTCAGCGGCAGCGTAAAACCTAAAACCTAAAACCTTCCACGCCCACGGCACTGAATGCTTGACGCCGCTACCAACTTCTTAGCTCGTAGTTCTCCACTCACTACACCTTCGCACCCGCTGGCTCTTTCCCGCTGGCCACTACGTTGTCGCGGTTATCCGGCGTGGCGACCACGATGGGGTCGGGGTAGGGGACTTCGGGGAAGCGCATGGGGCCGACTCGACCCTCTTGACCTTTGGCTTTGGCGCGGATGGCGCGCAGAACTTTATCCGGCGTGATGGGAATTTCGTCCACGCGCACGCCGACCGCGTTGAATATGGAATTGGCCACCGCCGGCGGGATGGGCAGCAGCGGGCCTTGGCCTGCCTCCTTCGCGCCGTATGGGCCGTTAGGCTCGGGGTCTTCGAGCAGGTACGTAATGATGTCGGGCATGTCGTTCGACGTGTGGCTCTTGTATTCGAGGAACGAGGGGAACTTGTGGACCACGTTGCGATTGCCGCGGTAGGTCATTTCCTCAAACAGCGTTTCGCTGAGGCCCATGTAGACGCTGCCCTCGACCTGGCCCATCACCAGCGTGGGGTTGATCGACGTCCCGCCGTCGTGCGCGATCCAGATGCGCGGCACAGTGACGATGCCGGTGTGCGGATTCACGTCCGTCTCCACCACTGCCGCGCAATAGCTGTACGTGGGAGCAGGGCCGACGCCCGCGCCGCGATACTTGCCGGGCCACTTCGGCGGCTTATAAGAACCCGTCGTGCCCAGCGTGCCGAACTGCGTCTCGGCGAGTATCACGGCTTCGGCGAAGGTCATGCCTTTGTTTGGGTCGTCTTCATCGAAGACGCGGCGGCCCTCGAAGACGATGCGCTCGGCGGGAACTTCCAGCTTGGGCGCGACGGCCTCTACGATGATCGCCTTGGCGCGCTCGGCGGCCTGCACGCAGGCGTTGCCGGCCATCAGCGTCACGCGGCTTGAGTAGCTCCCGAGGTCGACCGGAGTAATGTCGGTGTCGGATGAGACCACGCGAATGTCGAAGGGATCAATGCCGAAAATCTCGGCGGCGATGTAGGCCAGCATCGAGTTCGATCCCTGGCCGATATCGGTAACGCCGCAGAAGACGGCCACGCAGCCCGAGCGGTCGAGCTTGATCTGCACGCCGGAGTGCGGCATGGCGTTCCAATAAATGGCCGTGCCCGCCCCGGTCATGTACGCGCTGCACGCGATGCCCAGCCCCTTGCCATGCGGGAGCTTACCGTGCCGCTGCTTCCAGCCGGAGCCTTCCACCACTTTGTCGATGCACTTCTTCAGCCCGATGGTGGCGATGGGCAGCCAATTGGCGGTGAGCGAGTGCGGCTCGACCAGCAGAGACTTGCGATACTCCGCCGGATCAAGTCCCAACTGCGTGGCGATCTTGTCGAGTTGGACTTCCTGTCCGAAGCGTGGCTGCGGAGTGCCGTGGCCGCGCTTGGGGCCGCAGGGAGCCTTGTTGGTATTGACGCGCGCGCCTTGAAACTTGTAGCGCGGCATCTTGTAAGTGGTGGTCTGGAGCACGCCGGTGTAGAGCATACTCGCGGGGCCGTGCCCGCCA encodes:
- a CDS encoding transposase, translating into MAHVFHQLYFHVTWSTHSRDPLINRGWRAEMLTILGEEVSKRGGVAIRQNAMPDHVHLLLRLPPTVIIADFVGEIKGATAYRVNH
- a CDS encoding 4-hydroxybenzoyl-CoA reductase is translated as MLRLPKFKYLHPKNIAEAVRMRADAGPDAMFVAGGTDLFPNMKRRQQTPKVVIGLGHLDKLRTMRGTPKDGMVLGASLTLTEVCENKKIRKAYPAVARAAELVSTPLLRNMGTIGGNLLLDTRCNYYDQSLEWRKAIHFCMKKDGDICWVAPSSPRCWAVQSSDSVPVMVAIGAKVKLVSAEGERVISAESLYKDDGIDYLTKQPNELLTEVILPPTNGWRATYWKLRRREAFDFPVLGVATWMRMATDGTVEDARIFLGGVGSHPIDASKTVDAIRGRKLTEDLIEEAAALAYPVAKPLDNTDFAMTWRKDMARYYVAGTLRELAGLPPKYAGEKNGSHPALRVL
- a CDS encoding TIGR00730 family Rossman fold protein is translated as MKDTKDAGLIDPESNGVQKPLAYQDDQFLNSPDARVVRILSEYLQPFANFRREKVRDTVVFFGSARIEENGPLGRYYRDARELARLVTEWSNALQDTKRRFVVCSGGGPGIMEAANRGALDAGGKSVGLNIGLPFEQFPNPFITPDLSFHFHYFFMRKFWFAYLAKGLVIFPGGFGTMDELMEILTLVQTQKLNKKIIVVLYGSEFWNEVINFKALIRHGTISPEDMDLFQFADDPAAALRVLQDGLTTHYLKPEGPGGDRRREAPEITASR
- a CDS encoding aldehyde oxidase; protein product: MGSNGASGTTPSGKPARKRSVIGKAQTKIDTRDKVRGITKYTDDMVFPRMLYAKMLRSTVPHARIKSIDIGAAEKYPGVKAVLTGHALPVAFGIMPVAQDEHVLAYEKVRMVGDAIAAVAATSEEAADEAVQLIKVEYELLPAIASIQEALDNPDTQIHSTSENGNIHRSIAYEFGDVEAGFAEADHVREDIFFYEGNTHLALEEHSSIGIWSADQKLTLHSSTQNPHYLHRTLAKVLELDQARVRVLAAPCGGGFGGKCDPFNHEIAVCKLSMMTGRPVKITLTREEVFYCHRGRHPVLMSMKIGYKNDGSITAFQNRTVADGGAYGGHGPASMLYTGVLQTTTYKMPRYKFQGARVNTNKAPCGPKRGHGTPQPRFGQEVQLDKIATQLGLDPAEYRKSLLVEPHSLTANWLPIATIGLKKCIDKVVEGSGWKQRHGKLPHGKGLGIACSAYMTGAGTAIYWNAMPHSGVQIKLDRSGCVAVFCGVTDIGQGSNSMLAYIAAEIFGIDPFDIRVVSSDTDITPVDLGSYSSRVTLMAGNACVQAAERAKAIIVEAVAPKLEVPAERIVFEGRRVFDEDDPNKGMTFAEAVILAETQFGTLGTTGSYKPPKWPGKYRGAGVGPAPTYSYCAAVVETDVNPHTGIVTVPRIWIAHDGGTSINPTLVMGQVEGSVYMGLSETLFEEMTYRGNRNVVHKFPSFLEYKSHTSNDMPDIITYLLEDPEPNGPYGAKEAGQGPLLPIPPAVANSIFNAVGVRVDEIPITPDKVLRAIRAKAKGQEGRVGPMRFPEVPYPDPIVVATPDNRDNVVASGKEPAGAKV